The Zingiber officinale cultivar Zhangliang unplaced genomic scaffold, Zo_v1.1 ctg222, whole genome shotgun sequence DNA window TTatcataaataatatttatatatttgcGCATAATTATTGAATCAGAAGTGGTTCGATTTGGTGCGTTGTCAAACTTTTATCAGTTCGATTGCAATTACTAATCGACAAAACAGATaattgttgataaaaaaattaaaattaactttgtGAAAccaatgataaaaaaatattttgatataaagtTAGTAAACAATTAATGGAACAAaccaataacaacaataataataataaagcagAATAATTAAGTGCAGTTTACGTATAAAACCTACCCGTCATATTATTAATTAagtgattgtttttttttatcaatttgaattttgtttaatttatcaatttttaattataaatgcACATCGGAAAATAATGGCGACAAAACAAGGCACGGAAGCCATTAATGGTACAAAAGCAACGAAAAGAAGCAACGCCATAGAGAAAGCGAGAGAGGCGACCGCCATCCTGCGCTCTTCCGCCTCCGTCACTCGAGCAATCGATCTACAGAAATCAGATAGGGATCCATCGGATTCGATCGAAGGTCACACAGTCCTTTTCCTTTAACGCCTTAGctggattattattattttactatggATCCTATTGGATGGATTTCTATCTTGCTTCGTGGTGTTGATAtggatttagatttttttttggtcTTTATTAGGATTAACTGCGGAAAAAACCTTCTTTTCTGTTATTCTGGCATATGTTTAACCGATTTAGGGCTCTTGATGATTGGGGAATCCATTGAAGCCATCTAGGGCACTATGATTCTTGTGCTCCTTTGGGAAAAAAGAAGTTTCTATCTCTATTTTTTTCTCAAtcgtagaaaatgaaaaggagttTGTTCGATTTTGAGAGTTCCTCAAATGGTTCTAATTGATGATTCTGGTTTCAGACCTTCAGTCATGTTTAAGAACCAGCTTCAAGAGCTTGCGCAGAGGAGCTGCTTCAATTTGCCCTCCTATGCTTGTATAAGGGAAGGGCCGGACCATGCTCCACGGTTCAAAGCCACTGTCAACTTTAATGGAGAAACCTTTGACAGCCCAACCTTCTGCTCCACGCTCAGACAGGCAGAGCATGCCGCTGCCGAAGTAGCTTTGAATACCCTCTCAAAGCGAGGCCCTTCTAGGTCACTTGCTGCGAAAGTTCTGGTATGCATCCAATATGTTGGCTTCTCACATTGACTATCTTAATTTAGATTACTAATTGTTACCAATAGATAGGTTTGACATCACTATaggtttcaaaattttagttCACATAATATCATTTATTGATCTTGCCTTCGAGATTATTCATTGATTGATTAACTACAAGTTCAAGGTCTTAGATTATTGGTGGATAACATTGTCAAATAATTCCGCAAATATTTTGTTTTTCATCTGAATATGTTGAATTAACTTCTCGACTACACTACAAACatgcctttcttttctttttattctcttGGTCAAGGATATTTTCACCTTACACATCTCTCATGTTTTCTATTTGCTAAGGATTATAATTCCATTGGTGGAATTTGGATTTGATAAGTATTATATATATCAGCGCTTCTAACTTTCTGCAAGTTTACTTATACATCAGTAAGATCATTATCTTTTCCCAATTTAGCATTTTTTTTCTTCAGAATACTATTTTGCCTCACAATGCTACTTTGCCAAGTTGAAGTTACTTCACAGGAAAGAGCAATAAAATGAAGAGCCTAgtcaaggaaaacaaacaaatcCTGAGAGGTGCAGTTAAAGAGGAATTTTGAGTTTGTTATAGAATTCTAATTGGGATGAAACATAATTTGTTTATCATGATGATGATGCTTCATCCACATCAGGCACATGTATGTTCGTGAAACAGTCTACTCAAAAGACAGTTAATCAAAGAAACTTCTCAATTTCTATACTCTAGATTGCAATGATTCGAAATTTTTAATGGTCATAAcaatttgttgttattattatcaATGATCTTCATACATAAAGTTTGATAGAATGCCAAATAGGTGGTATGCTCTTTTCTCTGTCAGGATGAGACTGGAATCTACAAGAACTTACTGCAAGAGTCAGCTCATAAAGCCGGCCTGAAGCTGCCTGTCTACACAACTGTTCGATCTGGAGCTGGTAATACACCAATTTTTACCTGCACAGTTGAGCTGGCAGGAATGAGTTTTGCTGGAGATCCTGCCAAGACCAAGAAACAGGCTCAAAAGCATGCTGCTATAGCTGCCTGGTCCTCACTGAAGCACCGTGAGTAATATTTACAAGTCTAGTAAACAGAACTCAGAATCTCAACCTTTTTATTTTGGTTGATATTACTTTAGTTTTCTTGATTTGGTAGGGGGAAAATTCTTTCATTTTCTTTGATAATTTACTGTTTCAGTTACTTTGGTCATCTAATTTGTGTTAGGCCTATAGAGATCTATGCAGCAAATCTTTTGCTGTATGCTCATCTCGCTATTAACACACACCGTCTTTTTCCTACTATCAGTTCGATGCTGTGATGCTTGTATGTATAAAACCTATCGGGTGCAAATCTTTGATACTTTGTAAATGATGTTGGTGTGCGCTAGAGATCTTGAGGAGCAAAATCTGCGGACTCCTTTCTCTAGCGAACTACATACCTTTAGTTTTCTTGACTCGCAACGTAAACTTTTGGTGCAAATCTGGCAGCTTAAATTCTAAACCAAGCACAATAATTTAGCTTCTGCATTTCCGCACCCCGCCTATGATGATTCTATATATGCAACTATGCTGAGAATCTTCTGCAACATGCTGATTTTTCTTTTGTCGATATTTCTGCAAGTTTCAGTTAATGAAGTTCGCAAAGACATTAGACACAATGAAGTATCGCACTTTGTTTGTTTAACTTTACTGATCGTGTTATTTTACATCCTTTGGACATTAATCCTCTCATTGATGATTGCAGTGTCACATTCAGGAACCTCTTCTCCCTCTACATCTTCACATTTAGAAActgaagaacaagaacagatGGTTGTGGCTAGAGCCCTTGCAAAACTGCATCAATCAGAAGAAAGCAGCCCATCGTCTCCGAACGATCGACAGCGAAGCCAGCAAAGACCTGCTTCGTGGCGAAACCCGCATCCAACATCCAATCTGTGCTTCTACCCCATGCCTCCCCAGAACTGGGTGTACCCTAACTTCGCGTCTGAAGCAGCCATGTACCAAATGTGGCATCAAGCGCCTCCCCTGCATACCAGGGATCCTACTTTTATCCCAGTTCAGCAAAGTGTGTACCAGCCAAATCAGGTTTCATTCTTACCATCCGTCGATCAAAACCAGCTTAGTTCTCCGTATTTGCCAGTGTACTTCTCGGACTATTCTGCCTCTGTTCCACTCGGAGGAGGTCGATATCCGGCAGTCCTGGGTAAGACGCATGAGAAGGATGTCCATGGAGAAAGGAAAGAAAGGGGAAATTCTCATCCATCAGATGTTGCAGATTCCTCTCGCAGTACTGATGCATCGAGAGCTCAGAAGCCACTTCAAGTTGAAGAAGCGAAATGTGCATCCTGTGGTTTCAATTCTGATCATTCTGTTTCATGCCCTTTCGCAGCTCGAGGCTCCGACGATCTTAGAGAGCCTCAGGACATGAAAGCTGATCGAAGAAGCCAAAGGAAAACATTCGGTTTGTTGCCGCGAGATTGGTCTCCAGCTCCAAGCTACTCTTTTGTCTGTGACCAAGACAGGGAATTCAGAATTCCATCATCTTTGCGCCCATCTGGTCCTAAAGGTTCGGCATTGAGACCTCAAATCTCGTCGACAATTCAAACAGCTATTCCTGGATGTTCAGCTAGGTCTTCCCCGTGTTTTGTGGCTCCGCCTGTTACTGTGAGATCGGCCATACCGGTTTTTTCAGCTCCGCCGGCGACGATGAAACCGGAAGCGAACCAGAAACCTAACCACGAGAAGGAAATAATAGCAGATGTCAGTGCTAAATTTGTTAAGCTCCGGATATGAGCCAACAGTTCGTCTATCATTCGGGAAGCAGCTTACAGACCTTGTCAAATCTGATTCAGTAGGTTGAACTCTCATGTTTCGGAAATGACGATTTCTTACTTGATATGGAACGGGTTCTTTCCTCTGCAAAATCTCTCCAACAGCGTTCTACGATGATCTGCCACCAAAATAGAGGATCTTGAGcctcggcggcggcggcggcggcggcggcggcggcggcggagaaaCCGACCACGACGAACACCAACAAGATCGGCTGCTGATTGCTTCCTTCTCGGGACATCCAGATGGTATCCACTGGTCGACAAATCTCGAGGGCAAGAAAGGGCGCGCCGGCGTCGACATCGCCGATCACTTCCTTCAGCAGAAACCGACGGATTTGGCCAGAAAAGGAGGTCGCTCTGTTTTTTTCCAGAAACAGGACTCGACATCTTTTTAGGAAAAAATTTCAATCTACACCCTCCAAGTTTACTTATTCAAAAAGTTCCCCAAGTTAGTTAAcggaataatttaattttattaaagttGCAAACTGTGTGTAAATGGCACTGAAGGAAGTTTAAATGGCTGATTGTActtaataattaagtttaaattattttaaaattagcaTAAAACCGAGTTATGTGAATTTGAACAAAGTTGTTGCGCTATATATTATATTCACACAAATATCAATGTAGTTTGTTTATCTATCTATCTgaactaaattaaactaaaataaaagtCAAAGATTAGATGCGAAAAGAAAAGCATAAATAGAgatagcaaaaaataaatcaaaaaactcTAATCCAAATTTAAGTGACACCGTTAGTTATGACCTCTTAGTAACAtaacatattttttatttattaatttggaaatcaaaggaaaagtaaaaggtACTGACAGTTATGACCTCTAAGAGATACAATATTTTCTCTACTTATTAATCTAGAGGTCAAAGGAAAAGCAAAAACTACCGACAGTTATAATTTCTGAGCGATACAATACATCATCTATTTGTTAACTTGGAAGTCAAAAGAAAAGTAAGAGGTAGTGAATGCAATGACTCAATGAGGATAAGGAAATTGCATGAACTATACATTGTAAGGAGATCAAAGAAATTGTCCCATTAGGACAGTGTGGTGGTTAAAACATGGGGTGTTCTCACATGAGGTCTTCTGATCGAAACTCTACGCGTTCGAGCATGTCCTCCCCCATACCTTAgccacttgcactaatggctagtagccacccgtgatttacctcctccgtgttggcctatgGACGGATTTACGAAGGCACTAGGAGCGAGCGAATTGCCTTTTACCATAAGAAGATCAAAGAAAATATTCTCGATAATATTAGTTACTAACAAAAGTAAGCGCACCAatataatcatctaaaacaaaaGCATAAACAAGAATATAACTTTCCACTAACTTGCTCAACCATGTATAGTTAATAAATCTGGGTATATATAGTACATCTAAAATTAATCACATGTATAAAATAAGTGTATAACAAGTATTGATTGCTAAGGTTGGCCTTGACTTTTGGAGGTTcttagtgaaaaaaaaaaagacaaaaatgGGCCCTTATAAggggaaaaaaaatacaaacctATAATTTGAATAGAGTTTAAtagaaaaacttaaaaatcaatatattttatttaaaatatgataaattctatacaaaatatatttctcaatGTTTTCTAAAAAGTACAACACCGTACAAAATATATTTCCTAAGTTTCTCAAAAAAATGCAATAcctacaaatttaaaaaaaaatcaaatatttttgaaaaaatatagatcttctaacattttgagaagcaaaatcatcaataaggtatttaaaatcaagtttttctaATATCTCATTTTCAATGCATAAAATTGCTAAGTCATTTAATCTTTCTTAAGACATAGTTGAATGCAAGTGTAATTTTATCAATTTTAGTTTAGAAAAACTTCTTTCTGTTGATGGTACCGTAATTGGTATAGTTAACAAAACTTTATAAGCAATAGAGATATTAAGAAAACAATCTAAGACTTTTATGAACTTAAGAACTTCAAAAGCTTACTTTGTTTCTATTGGTAAGTAGCACTTATAATTCAGATTTGTCGCTATATTTTAGAGCAACTTGAAGATTATCACAAAACTCATGCAATCTATTGTCATCCATTGAAAGCAACCTTTTAGGATTAAACAGAaaaccaaaaatattttcaaagactttCAATTGTTCAAATGTACTATTTAAAGATGAAATAGCAATTCAACGAcaacaaaaaataattaatcctaaaagatttctaagtagattgtgaaaaattcatttttattttttttaccatagttagaattggtgaaatatcgcatttaacaaaatttgtcacaatattttttattattattttattattttttcttgaaatttatgAAATacacttattttatttttctcccgttctactaatccaagaccaaatcttgggacatttgtaatctttttgtgtatacaagatgtTTCTAAAtagcccaccaagaaggctatagcaccgctCGTCCACCTCTCTTCTCTagcgaagacttcggctattgaaagggccgaatggagtaccacctcaagacgcaagtcgagatgtggataatcatccaaacaaGCCTCGTCCTCCCTCTCGACGATACTGGAAGACCAGTATCATGCGAGAATTGGGACACAAATCTGATGAAAAAGATTGaggctgatgccaaagcaacatGCACTCTCCAATGCGgactaaccaaagaagagctgaaccaagTCGGCTCATTCTCaagcgcaaaggagctgtggcaaaagctaatcgagctgcacgaagaaACTTCTGACACAAAGGTAAGCAAATgtgatttgatattaaataaactgtataacataaaaatgtaggaaggtgaatcGGCAAACCAAGTTCATGCGCGAATTCAAGACCTGCTCAACAACCTCCACGCAATCAGTCAGAAGGTGGAAAATCACGATGTTATTAGGTATGCACTCAATGTCTTTCTGAGAAATACTTTGTGGGAATCCATGATAGATGTTTACAAAGTTTTCAAGGACCtttccttaataaaattaaacgaattattttctaaattagagcttcacgaacaaactaatactactcaagttgagaaaggtattactttgaTTACAAGAATAAGTAGAATGCGAGAACCAAAAACCAAGCGCCAGAC harbors:
- the LOC122036855 gene encoding double-stranded RNA-binding protein 2-like isoform X1 translates to MFKNQLQELAQRSCFNLPSYACIREGPDHAPRFKATVNFNGETFDSPTFCSTLRQAEHAAAEVALNTLSKRGPSRSLAAKVLDETGIYKNLLQESAHKAGLKLPVYTTVRSGAGNTPIFTCTVELAGMSFAGDPAKTKKQAQKHAAIAAWSSLKHLSHSGTSSPSTSSHLETEEQEQMVVARALAKLHQSEESSPSSPNDRQRSQQRPASWRNPHPTSNLCFYPMPPQNWVYPNFASEAAMYQMWHQAPPLHTRDPTFIPVQQSVYQPNQVSFLPSVDQNQLSSPYLPVYFSDYSASVPLGGGRYPAVLGKTHEKDVHGERKERGNSHPSDVADSSRSTDASRAQKPLQVEEAKCASCGFNSDHSVSCPFAARGSDDLREPQDMKADRRSQRKTFGLLPRDWSPAPSYSFVCDQDREFRIPSSLRPSGPKGSALRPQISSTIQTAIPGCSARSSPCFVAPPVTVRSAIPVFSAPPATMKPEANQKPNHEKEIIADVSAKFVKLRI
- the LOC122036855 gene encoding double-stranded RNA-binding protein 2-like isoform X2, producing MKHNLFIMMMMLHPHQAHDETGIYKNLLQESAHKAGLKLPVYTTVRSGAGNTPIFTCTVELAGMSFAGDPAKTKKQAQKHAAIAAWSSLKHLSHSGTSSPSTSSHLETEEQEQMVVARALAKLHQSEESSPSSPNDRQRSQQRPASWRNPHPTSNLCFYPMPPQNWVYPNFASEAAMYQMWHQAPPLHTRDPTFIPVQQSVYQPNQVSFLPSVDQNQLSSPYLPVYFSDYSASVPLGGGRYPAVLGKTHEKDVHGERKERGNSHPSDVADSSRSTDASRAQKPLQVEEAKCASCGFNSDHSVSCPFAARGSDDLREPQDMKADRRSQRKTFGLLPRDWSPAPSYSFVCDQDREFRIPSSLRPSGPKGSALRPQISSTIQTAIPGCSARSSPCFVAPPVTVRSAIPVFSAPPATMKPEANQKPNHEKEIIADVSAKFVKLRI